In a genomic window of Streptomyces katrae:
- a CDS encoding glucosyl-3-phosphoglycerate synthase, with translation MLDEVERWLADRSWSAADRPLDQLLERKRAAGTTVSVVLPALDEEATVGEIVEVIRRDLIEGLPVPLVDELVVVDSGSADRTAEIAAKAGARVVHRDEILPRLPAVRGKGEVLWRSLLATTGEIVCFVDADLRDFSSAFVSGIVGPLLTDPQVQFVKAMYDRPLGDAPGQGGRVTELVARPLLNLHWPQLAGFVQPLGGEYAVRRSLLERLPFPVGYGVELGLLVDALHTVGLDAMAQVDVGVRLHKHQSGQALGRMAAAIYRTAQLRLSRGHLVRPELIQFERGPDGFVPRTYPVDTEERPPMREIEEYAVRRVA, from the coding sequence GTGCTGGATGAGGTGGAGCGCTGGCTGGCCGACCGCTCCTGGTCCGCCGCCGACCGACCGCTCGACCAGCTCCTCGAGCGCAAACGGGCGGCCGGGACCACCGTGAGCGTGGTGCTGCCGGCCCTCGACGAGGAGGCCACGGTCGGGGAGATCGTCGAGGTGATCCGGCGCGACCTGATCGAGGGCCTGCCGGTGCCGCTGGTGGACGAGCTGGTCGTGGTCGACTCCGGGTCGGCCGACCGGACCGCCGAGATCGCGGCCAAGGCCGGCGCCCGGGTGGTGCACCGGGACGAGATCCTGCCGCGCCTGCCCGCCGTGCGCGGCAAGGGCGAGGTGCTGTGGCGCTCGCTGCTGGCCACCACCGGCGAGATCGTCTGCTTCGTCGACGCCGACCTGCGCGACTTCTCGTCCGCCTTCGTCTCCGGCATCGTCGGCCCGCTGCTCACCGACCCGCAGGTGCAGTTCGTCAAGGCGATGTACGACCGCCCCCTCGGGGACGCTCCCGGCCAGGGCGGCCGGGTGACCGAGCTGGTGGCACGCCCGCTCCTGAACCTCCACTGGCCGCAGCTGGCCGGCTTCGTCCAGCCCCTGGGCGGCGAGTACGCCGTACGCCGCTCCCTGCTGGAACGTCTCCCCTTCCCCGTCGGCTACGGCGTCGAGCTCGGCCTGCTCGTCGACGCGCTGCACACCGTCGGACTGGACGCGATGGCCCAGGTGGACGTCGGGGTCCGGCTGCACAAGCACCAGAGCGGGCAGGCACTGGGCCGGATGGCCGCGGCGATCTACCGCACCGCGCAGCTGCGGCTCTCGCGCGGGCACCTCGTGCGTCCGGAGCTCATCCAGTTCGAGAGGGGGCCGGACGGGTTCGTTCCGCGCACCTACCCCGTGGACACGGAGGAACGGCCGCCGATGCGGGAGATCGAGGAGTACGCGGTCCGCCGCGTGGCCTGA
- the thrC gene encoding threonine synthase: protein MRRKGLAIMAAQTAATSAAPGSHSAGSVDLGPATGLSCRECGTRFELGPIFACVECFGPLEVAYELPAGDPEALRAAIEAGPNNIWRYAPLLPVPADVASKPSLNPGFTKLVDAQNLAKELGVTGKLYVKDDSGNPTHSFKDRVVAIAVEAARAFGYTTLSCSSTGNLAGAVGAAAARAGFRSCVFIPHDLEQGKVVMAGVYGGDLVGIEGNYDDVNRFCSELIGDPLGEGWGFVNVNLRPYYGEGSKTLAYEICEQLGWQLPDQIVIPIASGSQLTKIDKGLQELVKLGLVEDKPYKIFGAQAEGCSPVSTAFKAGHDVVRPQKPNTIAKSLAIGNPADGPYVLDIARRTGGFVEDVNDEQVVEAIRILAQTEGIFAETAGGVTVGVTKKLIENGVLDPSLTTVVLNTGDGLKTLEAVSGSGQTATIRPSLDAFRAAGLA from the coding sequence ATGAGGAGAAAGGGCCTCGCCATCATGGCTGCACAGACTGCCGCTACCTCTGCCGCTCCCGGCTCCCACTCTGCCGGGTCCGTCGATCTGGGCCCCGCCACCGGTCTTTCCTGTCGTGAGTGCGGCACCCGTTTCGAGCTCGGCCCCATTTTCGCCTGCGTCGAGTGCTTCGGTCCGCTGGAGGTGGCCTACGAGCTGCCCGCCGGTGACCCGGAGGCCCTGCGCGCGGCGATCGAGGCCGGCCCGAACAACATCTGGCGGTACGCGCCGCTGCTGCCCGTCCCCGCGGACGTGGCCTCCAAGCCGAGCCTGAACCCGGGCTTCACCAAGCTCGTGGACGCGCAGAACCTGGCCAAGGAGCTGGGCGTCACCGGCAAGCTCTACGTCAAGGACGACTCCGGCAACCCGACGCACTCCTTCAAGGACCGCGTCGTCGCCATCGCCGTCGAGGCCGCCCGCGCCTTCGGCTACACCACCCTCTCCTGCTCCTCCACGGGCAACCTGGCCGGCGCCGTCGGCGCCGCGGCCGCCCGCGCCGGCTTCCGCTCCTGCGTGTTCATCCCGCACGACCTGGAGCAGGGCAAGGTCGTCATGGCCGGTGTCTACGGTGGCGACCTGGTCGGCATCGAGGGCAACTACGACGACGTGAACCGCTTCTGCTCCGAGCTCATCGGTGACCCGCTGGGCGAGGGCTGGGGCTTCGTCAACGTCAACCTGCGCCCCTACTACGGCGAGGGCTCCAAGACCCTGGCGTACGAGATCTGCGAGCAGCTCGGCTGGCAGCTGCCCGACCAGATCGTCATCCCGATCGCGTCCGGCTCGCAGCTGACGAAGATCGACAAGGGGCTGCAGGAACTGGTCAAGCTCGGGCTGGTCGAGGACAAGCCGTACAAGATCTTCGGCGCCCAGGCAGAGGGCTGCTCGCCGGTGTCCACGGCCTTCAAGGCCGGCCACGACGTGGTGCGCCCGCAGAAGCCGAACACGATCGCCAAGTCCCTGGCCATCGGCAACCCGGCGGACGGCCCGTACGTGCTCGACATCGCGCGCCGCACCGGCGGCTTCGTCGAGGACGTCAACGACGAGCAGGTCGTCGAGGCGATCCGGATCCTGGCGCAGACCGAGGGCATCTTCGCCGAGACCGCGGGCGGCGTGACCGTCGGCGTGACGAAGAAGCTCATCGAGAACGGGGTCCTCGACCCCTCGCTGACCACCGTGGTCCTCAACACCGGTGACGGCCTCAAGACCCTGGAGGCGGTGTCCGGCAGCGGCCAGACCGCCACCATCCGCCCGAGCCTGGACGCGTTCCGCGCCGCCGGCCTGGCCTGA
- a CDS encoding ubiquitin-like small modifier protein 1 yields MSVNVRIPTILRTYTGGAAEVPAEGATLAEVIDSLEANHPGIAARVLDDQGKLRRFVNVYVNDDDVRFEGGLQTATPDGAGVSIIPAVAGGC; encoded by the coding sequence ATGAGCGTCAACGTCCGCATCCCCACCATCCTGCGCACCTACACCGGTGGCGCCGCCGAGGTCCCGGCCGAGGGCGCGACCCTGGCCGAGGTGATCGACTCCCTGGAGGCGAACCACCCGGGCATCGCCGCGCGCGTCCTGGACGACCAGGGCAAGCTGCGCCGCTTCGTGAACGTGTACGTCAACGACGACGACGTGCGCTTCGAGGGCGGCCTGCAGACGGCGACGCCGGACGGCGCCGGCGTGTCGATCATCCCGGCCGTCGCGGGCGGCTGCTGA
- a CDS encoding cold-shock protein, protein MAQGTVKWFNAEKGYGFIAVDGGADVFVHYSAIQMDGYRTLEEGQRVEFEISQGQKGPQADMVKLAAG, encoded by the coding sequence ATGGCTCAGGGCACCGTCAAGTGGTTCAACGCGGAGAAGGGCTACGGCTTCATCGCGGTCGACGGTGGTGCGGATGTGTTCGTCCACTACAGCGCCATCCAGATGGACGGGTACCGCACCCTTGAAGAGGGTCAGCGGGTCGAGTTCGAGATCTCGCAGGGCCAGAAGGGTCCGCAGGCTGACATGGTCAAGCTCGCGGCCGGCTGA
- the groL gene encoding chaperonin GroEL (60 kDa chaperone family; promotes refolding of misfolded polypeptides especially under stressful conditions; forms two stacked rings of heptamers to form a barrel-shaped 14mer; ends can be capped by GroES; misfolded proteins enter the barrel where they are refolded when GroES binds), translating to MAKIISFNEEARRGLERGMNQLADAVKVTLGPKGRNVVLEKKWGAPTITNDGVSIAKEIELEDPYEKIGAELVKEVAKKTDDVAGDGTTTATVLAQALVREGLRNVAAGANPMALKRGIEKAVEAVSAALLAQAKDVETKEQIASTASISAADTQIGELIAEAMDKVGKEGVITVEESQTFGLELELTEGMRFDKGYISAYFATDMERMEASLDDPYILIVNSKIGSVKDLLPLLEKVMQSGKPLLIIAEDVEGEALSTLVVNKIRGTFKSVAVKAPGFGDRRKAMLGDIAILTGGTVISEEVGLKLENAGLDLLGRARKVVITKDETTIVDGAGDSDQVQGRVNQIRAEIENSDSDYDREKLQERLAKLAGGVAVIKAGAATEVELKERKHRIEDAVRNAKAAVEEGIVAGGGVALLQASSVFEKLELTGDEATGANAVKLALEAPLKQIAVNGGLEGGVVVEKVRNLAVGHGLNAATGEYVDMIAEGIIDPAKVTRSALQNAASIAALFLTTEAVIADKPEKAAAAPGGMPGGDMDF from the coding sequence ATGGCCAAGATCATTTCGTTCAACGAGGAGGCCCGGCGCGGTCTCGAGCGTGGCATGAACCAGCTCGCCGACGCCGTCAAGGTCACCCTTGGCCCCAAGGGTCGCAACGTCGTCCTTGAGAAGAAGTGGGGTGCACCCACGATCACCAACGACGGCGTCTCCATCGCCAAGGAGATCGAGCTCGAGGACCCGTACGAGAAGATCGGCGCCGAGCTGGTCAAGGAAGTCGCCAAGAAGACGGACGACGTCGCCGGCGACGGTACGACCACCGCCACCGTCCTCGCCCAGGCGCTCGTCCGCGAGGGTCTGCGCAACGTGGCCGCCGGCGCCAACCCGATGGCCCTCAAGCGTGGTATCGAGAAGGCCGTCGAGGCCGTCTCCGCCGCCCTGCTCGCCCAGGCCAAGGATGTCGAGACCAAGGAGCAGATCGCTTCCACGGCCTCCATCTCCGCCGCCGACACCCAGATCGGCGAGCTCATCGCCGAGGCCATGGACAAGGTCGGCAAGGAAGGCGTCATCACCGTCGAGGAGTCCCAGACCTTCGGTCTGGAGCTGGAGCTCACCGAGGGCATGCGCTTCGACAAGGGCTACATCTCGGCGTACTTCGCCACCGACATGGAGCGTATGGAGGCGTCCCTCGACGACCCGTACATCCTGATCGTCAACTCCAAGATCGGCTCGGTCAAGGACCTGCTGCCGCTCCTGGAGAAGGTCATGCAGTCCGGCAAGCCGCTGCTGATCATCGCCGAGGACGTCGAGGGCGAGGCCCTGTCGACCCTGGTCGTCAACAAGATCCGCGGCACCTTCAAGTCCGTTGCCGTCAAGGCCCCGGGCTTCGGCGACCGCCGCAAGGCCATGCTCGGCGACATCGCCATCCTCACGGGCGGCACGGTCATCTCCGAGGAGGTCGGCCTCAAGCTGGAGAACGCCGGTCTCGACCTGCTCGGCCGCGCCCGCAAGGTCGTCATCACCAAGGACGAGACCACCATCGTCGACGGTGCCGGTGACAGCGACCAGGTCCAGGGCCGCGTCAACCAGATCCGCGCCGAGATCGAGAACTCCGACTCGGACTACGACCGCGAGAAGCTCCAGGAGCGCCTCGCGAAGCTGGCCGGCGGCGTGGCCGTCATCAAGGCCGGTGCCGCGACCGAGGTCGAGCTCAAGGAGCGCAAGCACCGCATCGAGGACGCCGTGCGCAACGCGAAGGCGGCCGTCGAAGAGGGCATCGTCGCCGGCGGTGGCGTGGCCCTGCTCCAGGCCTCCTCGGTCTTCGAGAAGCTGGAGCTCACCGGTGACGAGGCGACCGGCGCCAACGCCGTGAAGCTCGCGCTGGAGGCCCCGCTGAAGCAGATCGCCGTCAACGGTGGTCTCGAGGGCGGCGTCGTCGTGGAGAAGGTGCGCAACCTGGCCGTCGGCCACGGTCTGAACGCCGCCACGGGCGAGTACGTCGACATGATCGCCGAGGGCATCATCGACCCGGCGAAGGTCACGCGCTCCGCGCTGCAGAACGCCGCGTCCATCGCCGCGCTCTTCCTGACCACCGAGGCCGTCATCGCCGACAAGCCGGAGAAGGCCGCCGCCGCTCCGGGCGGCATGCCGGGCGGTGACATGGACTTCTGA
- a CDS encoding Uma2 family endonuclease: protein MEVTSFHPDADRRDRRDERAAYAQVGIPVYLVIDRDEDMLTVHSDPEDGMYRRSVSYAHGKTVTLPAPVGITLDTEKLKDYAH, encoded by the coding sequence GTGGAGGTCACGTCCTTCCACCCCGACGCCGACCGGCGTGACCGGCGCGACGAACGCGCCGCGTACGCCCAGGTGGGCATCCCCGTGTACCTGGTCATCGACCGGGACGAGGACATGCTCACCGTCCACAGCGACCCCGAGGACGGCATGTACCGGCGGTCCGTGTCCTATGCCCACGGAAAGACGGTCACGCTGCCCGCCCCCGTGGGGATCACGTTGGACACCGAGAAGCTCAAGGACTACGCCCACTGA
- a CDS encoding Uma2 family endonuclease — translation MTERATPIEHAALPTFETLLRAVAEMDTPDGFKAELIRGKIVVSPFSRLRYYRCMRALREQLQAHAPEGHVADIAPFLFRFPAAKRAYGPDLFVTDESAFDEEGRHADGGALSLVGEFTSVSTRDADWKEKLDVYGRIVPVYLVVDMQDSEITCFSDPSPQGYRSRKTVAFGEALPIPEPFDFSLDTTGF, via the coding sequence ATGACCGAGCGGGCCACACCGATAGAACATGCGGCGCTGCCAACGTTCGAGACGCTCCTGCGCGCCGTTGCGGAGATGGACACGCCAGACGGCTTCAAGGCCGAGCTCATCCGGGGGAAGATCGTCGTGTCACCGTTTTCGCGGCTCCGCTACTACCGTTGCATGCGTGCGCTGCGCGAGCAGCTGCAGGCTCATGCCCCTGAGGGGCACGTCGCGGACATCGCCCCCTTCCTTTTCCGGTTTCCGGCGGCCAAGCGCGCCTACGGGCCCGACCTGTTCGTCACGGACGAGTCGGCCTTCGACGAGGAAGGCCGCCATGCGGACGGAGGGGCCCTCTCGCTCGTCGGCGAATTCACGTCAGTTTCGACCAGGGACGCCGACTGGAAGGAGAAGCTGGACGTGTACGGCCGGATCGTCCCCGTCTACCTGGTGGTCGACATGCAGGACTCGGAGATCACCTGCTTCTCCGACCCCTCCCCGCAGGGCTACCGGTCCCGCAAGACCGTCGCCTTCGGCGAGGCCTTGCCCATCCCGGAACCGTTCGACTTTTCCCTCGACACCACCGGTTTCTGA
- a CDS encoding phosphoribosylanthranilate isomerase codes for MSELFVKICGLKTPEDVDVAVAAGADAVGFVLAPGSPRTVTAALARELGARVPDRVLTVGVFRGQPLEEVRRLAEESGVRGVQLHGDEPAAYYEALRAPGRTLLRATAEHVARCGEYGEDLLLIDAPDPGSGKPWNWGSAQFKAPEGRWLLAGGLGPANVREAVRATGAWGVDVSSGVERERGVKSPELIRAFIHAATQSYDYSE; via the coding sequence ATGAGCGAGCTCTTCGTGAAGATCTGCGGGCTGAAGACCCCCGAGGACGTCGACGTGGCCGTCGCCGCCGGGGCCGACGCCGTCGGGTTCGTCCTCGCGCCCGGCAGCCCCCGCACCGTCACCGCGGCGCTCGCGCGCGAGCTCGGAGCTCGGGTGCCGGACCGGGTGCTCACCGTCGGGGTGTTCCGGGGGCAGCCGCTGGAGGAGGTGCGCCGGCTCGCCGAGGAGAGCGGCGTGCGCGGGGTGCAGCTGCACGGCGACGAGCCCGCCGCGTACTACGAGGCGCTGCGCGCGCCCGGCCGGACCCTGCTGCGGGCCACCGCCGAGCACGTCGCGCGGTGCGGTGAGTACGGCGAGGACCTGCTGCTGATCGACGCCCCGGACCCCGGCTCCGGCAAGCCCTGGAACTGGGGGTCCGCGCAGTTCAAGGCCCCGGAGGGGCGCTGGCTGCTGGCCGGCGGGCTCGGCCCGGCCAACGTCCGCGAGGCGGTCCGGGCCACCGGCGCCTGGGGGGTGGACGTCTCCAGCGGGGTCGAGCGGGAGCGCGGAGTGAAGTCCCCCGAACTGATCCGGGCCTTCATCCACGCCGCCACGCAATCATACGATTACTCTGAGTGA
- a CDS encoding beta-glucanase, which translates to MESDTSGWLRRLTRRLVPSAGGGGLPVFTPRGAPVLTADFTSTAQWVAGRSWAYPDGGPVNPGDNKLDHLTADPAYSRGGTFRATRRPDGNWDTGLLTTEGSDEGFMVRTGDVLEARVRLPAETGAWPAIWTWRDGGQEIDVFEYHPDNPDLLELSNHVREAHRYHRDPAVRPGAWIDLRTEFGKRSVVWWVNGARVFSDGRGVGRGWRAYLIVNLSVSAGRYHPAPDPEQTEMSYEVSELRVYRP; encoded by the coding sequence ATGGAATCGGACACCTCCGGATGGCTGCGCCGTCTGACCCGCCGCCTCGTCCCCTCGGCCGGGGGCGGGGGCCTGCCGGTGTTCACGCCTCGCGGCGCCCCCGTCCTGACCGCGGACTTCACCTCCACCGCCCAATGGGTGGCGGGCCGCTCCTGGGCCTATCCCGACGGCGGCCCGGTCAACCCGGGCGACAACAAGCTCGACCACCTCACCGCCGACCCCGCCTACAGCCGTGGCGGCACCTTCCGCGCCACCCGCCGCCCCGATGGGAACTGGGACACCGGGCTGCTCACCACCGAGGGCAGCGACGAGGGCTTCATGGTCCGCACCGGTGACGTCCTGGAGGCCCGCGTCCGGCTGCCCGCCGAGACGGGGGCCTGGCCCGCGATCTGGACCTGGCGCGACGGCGGCCAGGAGATCGACGTCTTCGAGTACCACCCCGACAACCCGGACCTGCTCGAACTCTCCAACCACGTCCGCGAGGCCCACCGCTACCACCGCGACCCGGCCGTCCGGCCCGGGGCCTGGATCGACCTCAGGACCGAGTTCGGCAAGCGGTCCGTCGTCTGGTGGGTCAACGGCGCCCGCGTCTTCTCCGACGGGCGGGGCGTGGGCCGCGGGTGGCGCGCGTACCTCATCGTCAACCTGTCGGTCTCCGCCGGCCGGTACCACCCGGCCCCGGACCCGGAGCAGACGGAGATGTCCTACGAGGTCTCGGAGCTGCGCGTCTACCGGCCCTGA
- a CDS encoding DUF397 domain-containing protein, producing MPDYELSTATWHKSSYSGGDGGECLEMATWRKSTHSDGTGGDCVEVCDAHTDVVPVRDSKVPDGPHVVFRAPAWAAFLATL from the coding sequence ATGCCTGATTACGAGCTCTCGACAGCCACCTGGCACAAGTCGAGCTACAGCGGTGGCGACGGCGGGGAGTGCCTGGAGATGGCCACCTGGCGGAAGTCCACCCACAGCGACGGCACGGGCGGCGACTGCGTCGAGGTCTGTGACGCGCACACCGACGTCGTCCCCGTCCGGGACTCCAAGGTCCCGGACGGCCCGCACGTGGTGTTCCGCGCGCCGGCCTGGGCCGCCTTCCTCGCCACGCTCTGA
- a CDS encoding helix-turn-helix domain-containing protein: MPGKNLDPSSPRALLGAELRVARERAAMSQAGLGEKLFVSGSYVGQMEAGTRRITLELANAIDEILRTGGFFVRNCRASSKAKHPDHFLAAAEAEAMAKTIRDYAPQSIPGLLQTEQYARAVCRAYQPTAPAQDIDELVESRLARAKLLTDPATPLLWCVFDEAVIRRQVGSHEVMADALHHVLTLIRSHRIIAQVIPFSAGAHAGMMGLLKIMSFDDAPPLSYAEGNGTGQLFDDPATVARHTLIYDLLTASALSPRESLAMIESAAKDYEHA; this comes from the coding sequence ATGCCAGGAAAGAACCTCGACCCCTCCTCACCCCGCGCCCTCCTCGGCGCCGAACTCCGCGTAGCCCGCGAGCGCGCCGCCATGAGCCAGGCCGGACTGGGCGAGAAGCTGTTCGTGAGCGGGTCGTACGTGGGCCAGATGGAAGCGGGCACGCGCCGCATCACGCTCGAACTCGCCAACGCGATAGACGAGATCTTGAGGACCGGCGGGTTCTTCGTCCGCAACTGCCGAGCGTCGAGCAAAGCCAAGCACCCCGACCACTTTCTGGCAGCAGCCGAGGCAGAAGCCATGGCGAAGACAATCCGGGACTACGCTCCGCAGTCCATCCCGGGACTACTCCAGACCGAGCAGTACGCGCGGGCGGTCTGCCGCGCATACCAGCCAACAGCCCCCGCACAGGACATCGATGAGCTGGTTGAAAGCAGGCTGGCTCGCGCCAAGCTCCTCACCGATCCAGCAACGCCCCTGTTGTGGTGCGTGTTTGACGAGGCTGTCATTCGCCGCCAAGTCGGCAGCCACGAGGTCATGGCCGATGCCCTGCACCACGTCCTGACCCTGATCCGATCGCACAGGATCATCGCCCAGGTGATCCCATTCAGCGCGGGTGCGCACGCAGGCATGATGGGGCTCCTCAAAATCATGTCGTTCGACGATGCCCCACCCCTCTCCTACGCCGAAGGCAACGGAACGGGCCAGCTGTTCGACGATCCGGCCACGGTCGCTCGCCACACCCTGATCTACGATCTACTGACGGCCAGCGCCCTGTCACCTCGCGAATCACTGGCCATGATCGAGTCCGCGGCAAAGGATTACGAGCATGCCTGA
- a CDS encoding Uma2 family endonuclease: MTPSFAEHPQMTVEEFEQIARTAPETVTLEFIQGKLEVKPVPDGDHDEIVMWVLRHCMQQRPELALYPERGLAVEKYRSGRARPDGVLAPVGTFAGTGEWADPTGVLMVLEVTSHDGDTDRRDRNEKRDGYAAAGIPVYLLIDRDTCAVTVHSDPGTGAYHRSASFPYGTTVKIPAPVGITLNTESLKDFVR, encoded by the coding sequence ATGACCCCCAGCTTCGCCGAGCACCCGCAGATGACGGTCGAGGAGTTCGAACAGATCGCCCGCACGGCGCCCGAGACGGTAACCCTTGAGTTCATCCAGGGAAAGCTTGAGGTCAAGCCCGTGCCTGACGGCGACCACGACGAGATCGTCATGTGGGTACTGCGGCACTGCATGCAGCAGCGCCCGGAACTGGCCCTGTACCCGGAACGGGGGCTGGCCGTCGAGAAGTACCGCTCGGGCCGGGCCCGGCCCGACGGCGTACTGGCGCCGGTCGGCACGTTCGCCGGTACGGGCGAGTGGGCCGATCCGACCGGCGTGCTGATGGTGCTGGAGGTGACCTCCCACGACGGTGACACCGACCGGCGAGACCGCAACGAGAAGCGGGACGGGTACGCGGCCGCCGGCATCCCCGTCTACCTCCTCATCGACCGCGACACCTGCGCGGTGACCGTCCACAGCGATCCCGGCACCGGCGCGTACCACCGGAGCGCCTCCTTCCCGTACGGGACCACCGTCAAGATCCCGGCCCCGGTCGGCATCACCCTCAACACCGAGTCCCTGAAGGACTTCGTCCGCTAG
- a CDS encoding PTS transporter subunit EIIC has protein sequence MTTDKNRATAAAILPLVGGPDNIGSVAHCMTRLRIGLHDRSLVDGPGLRAVPGVLGVVEDDETYQIVLGPGAVARVTSEFEALVAEGRTPPAPVTADALAARGAALKEARTARNATPFKQFLRRVANVFVPLIPALIGCGIIAGLGGLLANLGWASALVPALAAIGSGFMALIAVFVGHNTAKEFGGTPVLGGAVAAVIVFPGVAKTDAFGQHLSPGQGGVLGALAAALLAVRVERWCRRRVPQALDVLVTPTLTVLVPGLVTLYGLMFVAGAVSAGIGTFADRLLATGGAFAGLVLGGLFLPLVMLGLHQALIPIHTTLIEQSGYTVLLPILAMAGAGQVGAALAVYARLPRNASLRATIRSALPAGLLGVGEPLIYGVSLPLGRPFVTACAGGAAGGAFIGLFNQLGVAFGSTAIGPSGWALFPLLKGTSGTGATLAVYAGGLVVGYLAGFAATYFFGFTRRMLDELNTDPGPQAPPTAQAKEPALA, from the coding sequence ATGACCACTGACAAGAACCGCGCCACCGCCGCCGCGATCCTGCCCCTGGTCGGCGGCCCGGACAACATCGGCTCCGTCGCGCACTGCATGACCCGCCTGCGGATCGGCCTGCACGACCGCTCCCTCGTCGACGGCCCGGGGCTCAGGGCCGTACCCGGGGTGCTGGGCGTGGTCGAGGACGACGAGACGTACCAGATCGTGCTCGGCCCGGGCGCGGTCGCCCGGGTCACCTCGGAGTTCGAGGCCCTGGTCGCCGAAGGGCGCACACCGCCGGCGCCGGTCACCGCCGACGCGCTGGCCGCCCGGGGCGCGGCCCTGAAGGAGGCCCGCACGGCGCGCAACGCCACCCCCTTCAAGCAGTTCCTGCGGCGCGTCGCGAACGTCTTCGTCCCGCTGATCCCCGCCCTCATCGGCTGCGGGATCATCGCGGGCCTCGGCGGGCTCCTCGCCAACCTCGGCTGGGCCTCGGCCCTGGTCCCGGCCCTGGCGGCGATCGGCTCGGGGTTCATGGCCCTGATCGCCGTGTTCGTCGGCCACAACACCGCCAAGGAGTTCGGCGGTACGCCCGTACTCGGCGGGGCCGTCGCGGCGGTGATCGTCTTCCCCGGCGTCGCGAAGACCGACGCCTTCGGGCAGCACCTCTCCCCCGGCCAGGGCGGGGTCCTGGGCGCCCTCGCCGCCGCCCTCCTGGCGGTCCGCGTGGAAAGGTGGTGCCGCCGCCGGGTCCCCCAGGCCCTGGACGTACTGGTCACCCCCACCCTCACGGTGCTCGTCCCCGGCCTGGTCACCCTCTACGGCCTGATGTTCGTCGCGGGCGCGGTCTCCGCCGGCATCGGCACCTTCGCCGACCGCCTCCTCGCCACCGGCGGCGCCTTCGCCGGGCTGGTGCTGGGCGGCCTCTTCCTGCCCCTGGTGATGCTCGGCCTGCACCAGGCCCTGATCCCCATCCACACCACCCTCATCGAACAGTCCGGCTACACCGTCCTGCTGCCGATCCTCGCGATGGCGGGCGCCGGGCAGGTCGGCGCGGCCCTGGCCGTCTACGCCCGCCTGCCGCGCAACGCCTCGCTGCGCGCCACGATCCGCTCCGCGCTCCCGGCCGGTCTGCTGGGCGTCGGGGAGCCGCTGATCTACGGGGTCTCCCTGCCGCTGGGCCGCCCGTTCGTCACGGCCTGCGCCGGCGGCGCGGCCGGCGGGGCGTTCATCGGCCTGTTCAACCAGCTGGGCGTCGCCTTCGGTTCGACGGCCATCGGCCCCTCGGGCTGGGCCCTGTTCCCGCTGCTGAAGGGCACGTCCGGCACGGGCGCGACCCTCGCCGTCTACGCGGGCGGTCTGGTGGTCGGCTACCTGGCCGGCTTCGCGGCGACGTACTTCTTCGGCTTCACCCGCCGGATGCTCGACGAGCTCAACACCGACCCCGGCCCGCAGGCACCCCCCACCGCCCAGGCAAAGGAACCGGCGCTGGCCTGA